A stretch of the Streptomyces sp. NBC_01428 genome encodes the following:
- a CDS encoding SigE family RNA polymerase sigma factor, with product MRKVQGDGYAEFAGARAGHLYRSACLLTGGDVHLAEDLVQEALGRMYVSWGRVSRSDNPAAYAQTVLTRTFLAHRRLRSSSERATDVFPDLPDPAGGGGDTPLRLTLVEALRGLPPKDRAVVVLRYWEDRSVEETAEVMRTSSAAVRTRSVRALARLRTVLGGSLSEHVAP from the coding sequence ATGAGGAAGGTTCAGGGGGACGGGTACGCGGAGTTCGCGGGTGCCCGGGCGGGGCATCTGTACCGGTCCGCCTGTCTGCTGACCGGCGGGGACGTCCATCTGGCCGAGGATCTCGTGCAGGAGGCGCTCGGGCGGATGTACGTGAGCTGGGGGCGGGTGTCCCGCAGCGACAACCCGGCGGCGTACGCGCAGACCGTGCTGACCCGTACGTTCCTCGCGCACCGCCGGTTACGCAGCAGTTCGGAGCGCGCGACGGACGTGTTCCCCGACCTTCCCGACCCCGCCGGCGGCGGTGGCGACACACCGCTGCGGCTCACCCTCGTCGAGGCGCTGCGCGGGCTGCCGCCGAAGGACCGGGCCGTCGTCGTCCTGCGCTACTGGGAGGACCGCAGCGTCGAGGAGACGGCCGAGGTGATGCGCACCAGCTCGGCCGCCGTCCGCACCCGCAGCGTCCGGGCGCTGGCCCGGCTCCGCACGGTCCTGGGCGGCAGCCTCAGCGAGCACGTGGCGCCCTGA
- a CDS encoding Nramp family divalent metal transporter, translated as MTETTGTSAPGETGPAVSRPRRSSWRYIGPGIVVAATGVGAGDLVATLIAGSSFGYTLLWAAVIGCLVKISLAEAAGRWHLSTGRTLFDGWASLGRWTTYFFVVYVVVWGFVYGAAAMSSSALPLQALFPHVMGLPWWGVACGLVGLVFVWFNKYAVFEKVMTVLVGVMFVVTVYLAIRVTPNLPEAFAGLLPVLPDEKDSVLNTLGLIGGVGGTITLAAYGYWVNAKGWTDTGWMKVMRLDNRVAYATTGIFVIAMLFVGAEMLHSSHVAIASGDKGLIQLGDILAAEYGTATAKFFLIGFFATSFTSLIGVWHGVSLMFADFVAHYRGGGGEGAEEVAAGRHDRSWAFRGYLLWLTFPPIVLVFQGQPFRLVILYGVLGAAFLPFLALTLLRLLNSSRTPREWRNGPLSNSMLVIAGVLFLVLCVKQVWDQPWADFL; from the coding sequence ATGACGGAGACCACCGGCACGTCAGCGCCAGGGGAGACCGGCCCGGCCGTCTCCCGCCCCCGCAGGTCCAGTTGGAGGTACATCGGGCCCGGCATCGTCGTCGCGGCCACCGGCGTCGGGGCGGGGGACCTCGTCGCGACGCTGATCGCGGGCAGCAGCTTCGGCTACACGCTGCTGTGGGCCGCCGTCATCGGCTGCCTCGTCAAGATCTCGCTGGCCGAGGCGGCGGGCCGCTGGCACCTGTCCACCGGCCGCACCCTCTTCGACGGCTGGGCGAGCCTCGGCCGCTGGACCACGTACTTCTTCGTCGTCTACGTGGTCGTCTGGGGCTTCGTCTACGGCGCCGCCGCGATGTCGTCGAGCGCGCTGCCCCTCCAGGCGCTGTTCCCCCACGTCATGGGCCTCCCCTGGTGGGGCGTGGCCTGCGGGCTGGTCGGTCTCGTCTTCGTCTGGTTCAACAAGTACGCGGTCTTCGAGAAGGTCATGACGGTCCTGGTGGGCGTCATGTTCGTGGTGACGGTGTACCTCGCGATCCGCGTCACGCCGAACCTGCCGGAGGCCTTCGCCGGCCTGCTGCCCGTCCTCCCCGACGAGAAGGACTCCGTCCTCAACACCCTCGGTCTGATCGGCGGGGTCGGCGGCACCATCACGCTGGCCGCCTACGGCTACTGGGTCAACGCCAAGGGCTGGACCGACACCGGCTGGATGAAGGTCATGCGGCTCGACAACCGTGTCGCCTACGCCACCACGGGCATCTTCGTGATCGCGATGCTCTTCGTCGGCGCGGAGATGCTCCACTCCTCCCACGTGGCCATCGCGAGCGGCGACAAGGGCCTGATCCAGCTCGGTGACATCCTGGCGGCCGAATACGGCACGGCGACCGCGAAGTTCTTCCTCATCGGGTTCTTCGCCACCTCGTTCACCTCGCTGATCGGGGTCTGGCACGGCGTGAGCCTGATGTTCGCGGACTTCGTCGCGCACTACCGCGGCGGCGGCGGGGAAGGGGCCGAGGAGGTGGCGGCGGGCCGGCACGACCGGTCCTGGGCCTTCCGCGGGTACCTCCTGTGGCTGACCTTCCCGCCGATCGTCCTCGTCTTCCAGGGCCAGCCGTTCCGCCTGGTCATCCTGTACGGGGTGCTGGGCGCGGCCTTCCTGCCCTTCCTCGCCCTGACCCTGCTCCGCCTCCTCAACTCCTCCCGCACACCGCGTGAATGGCGCAACGGGCCGCTGAGCAACTCCATGCTCGTGATCGCGGGCGTGCTGTTCCTGGTCCTGTGCGTCAAACAGGTCTGGGACCAGCCGTGGGCGGACTTCCTCTAG